The following proteins are co-located in the Tiliqua scincoides isolate rTilSci1 chromosome 8, rTilSci1.hap2, whole genome shotgun sequence genome:
- the MORF4L1 gene encoding mortality factor 4-like protein 1 isoform X1, whose protein sequence is MAPKQDPKPKFQEGERVLCFHGPLLYEAKCVKVAIKDKQVKYFIHYSGWNKNWDEWVPESRVLKYVDTNLQKQKELQKANQEQYAEGKMRGAAPGKKTSGLQQKNVEVFFRRDGAHAVCSLETPAISTRKTKKNKQKTPGMGEGSSTSENPQPPRKKRARVDPTVESEETFMNRVEVKVKIPEELKPWLVDDWDLITRQKQLFYLPAKKNVDSILEDYANYKKSRGNTDNKEYAVNEVVAGIKEYFNVMLGTQLLYKFERPQYAEILADHPDAPMSQVYGAPHLLRLFVRIGAMLAYTPLDEKSLALLLNYLHDFLKYLAKNSSALFSASDYEVAPPEYHRKAV, encoded by the exons ATGGCGCCCAAGCAGGACCCCAAGCCCAAATTCCAAGagggtgag CGGGTGCTGTGCTTCCATGGACCTCTTCTTTATGAAGCAAAG TGTGTAAAGGTTGCTATCAAGGACAAACAAGTGAAGTACTTCATACATTACAGTGGTTGGAATAAGAA CTGGGATGAATGGGTTCCCGAGAGCAGAGTGCTCAAATACGTCGACACCAATCTGCAGAAGCAAAAAGAACTTCAAAAGGCTAATCA ggaacagtaTGCAGAAGGAAAGATGAGAGGTGCTGCTCCAGGAAAGAAAACGTCCGGTCTCCAGCAGAAAAACGTTGAAGT ATTTTTCAGACGAGATGGAGCCCATGCAGtttgcagtttggagacccctgcaatatCGACGCG GAAAACCAAAAAGAACAAACAGAAAA CTCCtggaatgggggaaggcagcagcaccagTGAGAACCCTCAACCTCCCAGGAAGAAAAGGGCTCGTGTAGATCCCACCGTGGAAAGT GAAGAAACATTTATGAATAGAGTTGAAGTCAAGGTGAAAATACCAGAAGAGCTGAAGCCGTGGCTCGTTGATGACTGGGATTTGATCACGCGGCAGAAGCAG CTCTTTTATCTTCCTGCCAAGAAGAACGTTGACTCCATTTTGGAGGACTATGCCAACTACAAGAAGTCGCGAGGAAACACGGATAACAA AGAATATGCTGTGAATGAAGTTGTGGCAGGCATCAAAGAATACTTCAACGTGATGCTGGGCACTCAGCTGCTGTATAAATTTGAGAGGCCGCAGTATGCAGAAATCTTGGCAGATCATCCAGATGCACCAATGTCACAGGTGTATGGAGCACCCCACCTCTTGCGGCTGTTTG tCCGGATCGGAGCAATGCTTGCTTATACGCCGCTTGATGAGAAGAGCCTGGCCTTGCTGTTGAACTACTTGCACGACTTCCTAAA GTATCTAGCAAAGAACTCGTCTGCATTGTTCAGCGCCAGTGACTATGAGGTTGCACCTCCAGAGTATCACCGGAAAGCTGTGTAA
- the MORF4L1 gene encoding mortality factor 4-like protein 1 isoform X3 codes for MSTCVKVAIKDKQVKYFIHYSGWNKNWDEWVPESRVLKYVDTNLQKQKELQKANQEQYAEGKMRGAAPGKKTSGLQQKNVEVFFRRDGAHAVCSLETPAISTRKTKKNKQKTPGMGEGSSTSENPQPPRKKRARVDPTVESEETFMNRVEVKVKIPEELKPWLVDDWDLITRQKQLFYLPAKKNVDSILEDYANYKKSRGNTDNKEYAVNEVVAGIKEYFNVMLGTQLLYKFERPQYAEILADHPDAPMSQVYGAPHLLRLFVRIGAMLAYTPLDEKSLALLLNYLHDFLKYLAKNSSALFSASDYEVAPPEYHRKAV; via the exons ATGTCAACT TGTGTAAAGGTTGCTATCAAGGACAAACAAGTGAAGTACTTCATACATTACAGTGGTTGGAATAAGAA CTGGGATGAATGGGTTCCCGAGAGCAGAGTGCTCAAATACGTCGACACCAATCTGCAGAAGCAAAAAGAACTTCAAAAGGCTAATCA ggaacagtaTGCAGAAGGAAAGATGAGAGGTGCTGCTCCAGGAAAGAAAACGTCCGGTCTCCAGCAGAAAAACGTTGAAGT ATTTTTCAGACGAGATGGAGCCCATGCAGtttgcagtttggagacccctgcaatatCGACGCG GAAAACCAAAAAGAACAAACAGAAAA CTCCtggaatgggggaaggcagcagcaccagTGAGAACCCTCAACCTCCCAGGAAGAAAAGGGCTCGTGTAGATCCCACCGTGGAAAGT GAAGAAACATTTATGAATAGAGTTGAAGTCAAGGTGAAAATACCAGAAGAGCTGAAGCCGTGGCTCGTTGATGACTGGGATTTGATCACGCGGCAGAAGCAG CTCTTTTATCTTCCTGCCAAGAAGAACGTTGACTCCATTTTGGAGGACTATGCCAACTACAAGAAGTCGCGAGGAAACACGGATAACAA AGAATATGCTGTGAATGAAGTTGTGGCAGGCATCAAAGAATACTTCAACGTGATGCTGGGCACTCAGCTGCTGTATAAATTTGAGAGGCCGCAGTATGCAGAAATCTTGGCAGATCATCCAGATGCACCAATGTCACAGGTGTATGGAGCACCCCACCTCTTGCGGCTGTTTG tCCGGATCGGAGCAATGCTTGCTTATACGCCGCTTGATGAGAAGAGCCTGGCCTTGCTGTTGAACTACTTGCACGACTTCCTAAA GTATCTAGCAAAGAACTCGTCTGCATTGTTCAGCGCCAGTGACTATGAGGTTGCACCTCCAGAGTATCACCGGAAAGCTGTGTAA
- the MORF4L1 gene encoding mortality factor 4-like protein 1 isoform X2 translates to MAPKQDPKPKFQEGERVLCFHGPLLYEAKCVKVAIKDKQVKYFIHYSGWNKNWDEWVPESRVLKYVDTNLQKQKELQKANQEQYAEGKMRGAAPGKKTSGLQQKNVEVKTKKNKQKTPGMGEGSSTSENPQPPRKKRARVDPTVESEETFMNRVEVKVKIPEELKPWLVDDWDLITRQKQLFYLPAKKNVDSILEDYANYKKSRGNTDNKEYAVNEVVAGIKEYFNVMLGTQLLYKFERPQYAEILADHPDAPMSQVYGAPHLLRLFVRIGAMLAYTPLDEKSLALLLNYLHDFLKYLAKNSSALFSASDYEVAPPEYHRKAV, encoded by the exons ATGGCGCCCAAGCAGGACCCCAAGCCCAAATTCCAAGagggtgag CGGGTGCTGTGCTTCCATGGACCTCTTCTTTATGAAGCAAAG TGTGTAAAGGTTGCTATCAAGGACAAACAAGTGAAGTACTTCATACATTACAGTGGTTGGAATAAGAA CTGGGATGAATGGGTTCCCGAGAGCAGAGTGCTCAAATACGTCGACACCAATCTGCAGAAGCAAAAAGAACTTCAAAAGGCTAATCA ggaacagtaTGCAGAAGGAAAGATGAGAGGTGCTGCTCCAGGAAAGAAAACGTCCGGTCTCCAGCAGAAAAACGTTGAAGT GAAAACCAAAAAGAACAAACAGAAAA CTCCtggaatgggggaaggcagcagcaccagTGAGAACCCTCAACCTCCCAGGAAGAAAAGGGCTCGTGTAGATCCCACCGTGGAAAGT GAAGAAACATTTATGAATAGAGTTGAAGTCAAGGTGAAAATACCAGAAGAGCTGAAGCCGTGGCTCGTTGATGACTGGGATTTGATCACGCGGCAGAAGCAG CTCTTTTATCTTCCTGCCAAGAAGAACGTTGACTCCATTTTGGAGGACTATGCCAACTACAAGAAGTCGCGAGGAAACACGGATAACAA AGAATATGCTGTGAATGAAGTTGTGGCAGGCATCAAAGAATACTTCAACGTGATGCTGGGCACTCAGCTGCTGTATAAATTTGAGAGGCCGCAGTATGCAGAAATCTTGGCAGATCATCCAGATGCACCAATGTCACAGGTGTATGGAGCACCCCACCTCTTGCGGCTGTTTG tCCGGATCGGAGCAATGCTTGCTTATACGCCGCTTGATGAGAAGAGCCTGGCCTTGCTGTTGAACTACTTGCACGACTTCCTAAA GTATCTAGCAAAGAACTCGTCTGCATTGTTCAGCGCCAGTGACTATGAGGTTGCACCTCCAGAGTATCACCGGAAAGCTGTGTAA